One Lysinibacillus fusiformis genomic window carries:
- a CDS encoding cupin domain-containing protein, producing the protein MKISKNNAEHYIWGDQCDGWHLVKNNELSVIHERMPANTAEINHYHHHARQFFFVLAGTATIEIEGESISLQAKEGIEVPPLKSHQMRNDSNQDVEFLVISQPNSKDDRVHL; encoded by the coding sequence ATGAAAATAAGTAAAAATAATGCAGAGCATTACATCTGGGGAGATCAATGTGATGGGTGGCATTTAGTAAAAAATAATGAATTAAGTGTGATTCATGAACGTATGCCTGCTAATACGGCAGAGATTAATCATTACCACCACCATGCTCGCCAATTTTTCTTTGTGTTAGCTGGGACAGCAACAATAGAGATAGAAGGTGAAAGTATTTCTTTACAGGCAAAGGAAGGGATAGAAGTACCGCCACTTAAGTCTCATCAAATGCGAAATGATTCAAATCAAGATGTAGAATTTTTGGTAATTTCTCAACCCAATAGTAAAGACGACCGCGTGCATTTATAG